CCTGCACCGTCTGCGGGGAGAGCACCGATTCAGCAGCGTGGAGGGGCTCCGGGCGCAGATCGAGGAGGATGTGGCGCGGGGTGTCGCCTGGTGGGCCCAGCGATCGGGGATCTGAATACCGGGATTCTTGATCGGGAAGGAACAAACCCGAATATGGGGTCGTCCAATGACCATGGACAGGATGTCCCTGGTTGGAGGCCAAGATGCTCTTCCGCTCCCTGATGCACCGTCTCACCGCTGTTGCCTTCCTGCTGGCGCTGCCCCTCGCCGCCGGTATGGACACCTACACCATTGATCCGGTGCACTCGGAGATCGGGTTCCGGATCCGCCATCTGGTCTCCAAGACCTCCGGCCACTACACCCGCTTCAAGGGGACCATCCGGATCGACCCTCAGGCGATCCCCAAGTCCTCGGTTGATGTGGCCATCGAGGCGGCCAGCATCAGCACCGACAGCGATGCCCGTGACAAGCACCTCCGCAGTGATGACTTCTTCGCGGTGGAGAAGTACCCCGCCATCACCTTCAAGAGTGTGGCGGTTAAGGAGGTCGCGAAGGGGAAGATCGAGGTCTACGGGGACCTCACCATGCACGGGGTGACCCGCCGCATCACAATCCCCATGTCCATCCTGGGCACCATGAAGGACCCCCAGGGCAAGGTGCATGCGGGTTTCGAAGGGGCGTTGACCCTGGATCGCAATGCCTTCGGCATCACGTCCTTCCCGGGCATGCTGGGCGACCAGGTGGAGGTCACCCTCAATGTCGAGGCTTTGAAGGATTGAAGGTCCCCCCCACCGTCTGGTGCGGGTGAGATCCGGGGGGGCGGCCAGCAGGCCGCCCTTTTCAAATCCTGAAGTGTTCGATCTGCAGGAGCAGCTCTTCGGCCAGGCGATGGAGATCCGAGGAGGTGCGGGCCACTTCCCCGGTGGTGGCGGACATCTGGGTCACCGCCGAGGCGATGCTCTGGGCCTCCTGGGAGCTCGTCTCGACCTGGCGGGCCACCTCACCACCGGCGGTGGCCTGCTCCGAGGTGGCGGCGGCGGCCTGGCGGGTGGAGGAGGCGAAGTCGTCCAGGACGGTGCGGATCTGTTTGAGCAAGTGGACAGTGGTGTCCACGGTGTGGCTGCCCTTGCTGATGGCCTCGTTGGCCTCTTCGATGAAACGGGCGATCTCCTTGGCGGAGACCGAGCTGCGTTCCGCGAGCTTGCGGACCTCCTCGGCCACGACGGCGAAACCCTTGCCGTGTTCCCCGGCCTTGGCGGCCTCGATGGCGGCATTCAGCGAGAGCAGGTTGGTCTGCTGGGCGATCTCCTGAATGACCGTCACGGCCTTTCCGATCTGTCCCGCCGTCTCGGTGATGCCCTCCATGGCTGCATGGGTGGCCTGGCCCGCCTGATCCCCCTTCTGGGTGGCCTCCAGGGCCTCATCCAGGCGTTCCAGAGAGGTCTGGGCCCCCCGGTTGACCTCTTCGATGGAGGCGGAGAGCTCCCCCACCGCGGCCACCATCTGCTCCGAGCCCTCCTGCTGGGTCTCGGCGCTGCGGGCGATCTCCCCTGCCGTGGCGGCCATCTCCTCGGCGGAGGCGGAGAGCTCGGTGGCGCCGCTGGCGACGCCTTCCACACTGCGTCTCACCTCCTGCATGATCTGGCGCAGCTGGCCGATCATGCCGTTGAGGGTGCGGGACATATCCCCCAGCTCGTCCTGGGTGTCCAGGGTGGACTGGGTGGTGAGGTCCCCGGCGGCCACGGCGGTGAGGGCGCTCTGGAAGCCATTCAGGGAGCCCTCCACCCGCTTGATGAGGATGAAGACCAGGGTCCAGCTGATGGCAAGGCCGATGACCACCACGGAGATGCCGAGCTTGGTGTTGCGGGCGACGGTCGCGTGGTTGTTGCTCACGAGGGCCTTGACCTGGTCCTGGTTGTCCGCCATCAGGGTCTTCCAGGACTCCACGCCCTTGACGAGGAGGGGATGCGCCTCCCGGTTCATGATGTTCTCGGCGGCGACCACTTCCCCGCTGTGGACGGCCAGGATGATTCGGTCGAAGTGCCCCAGCACCTCTTGCATCATGCCGTGGTAGATAGGGGCGTTCTTGCGCTCCACATCGCTGGAGATCTCTGCCTCGTACTTGGCCCAGTCCTCCTCGAAGTCCTTCCGGCAACCCCGGATCTCCTCTTCCAGAGGGGCCCGGCTTCCGGCGGGGACCTTCAGGAGCTGCTCGATGTCATAGGCCGCTTTCAGCATCTGAGTGCGGCAGATGGCCAGTTCCGTGATGGGGATGAGGTTGGTCCTGTACATGCTGTCGAAGCGCCGCATGTCGGCCTGGGTGTCCCGGACGGCCATGAAGGTCACGATGAGGGCCACCAGGGTGAGCAGTGCCGCGGAGAGCAGGATCTTGAACCTGAACCTGAGGTCGCCATACCAGCGCTTGAACACGAGGCCTCCCAGAATGCACCCCCCACTCTACGGCAAGGTGTGCCCAGGACATGAGTCCCGGGAGTCCCGTGCCGATAGCAAGCCGTTCGCGCCGGAATCGGCGCGGCGTTAAGCTGGTTGCCATACGTGAGCCGATCCATGACCCTGTCCCCCGATGAACTGAATGCAGGTCCCATGGCCCCAGGGGAACGCCTCCCCAAAGGGGGCAGGAGTATCCTGAGCCCCACTGCCGAGGCGGCCATCCATGCCCTTCGGGAGCGATACCCCGATCCCCTGGCCGCCACCCTGCCGGCCCTCTACCTGGCCCAGGCGGATCTGGGGTTCACCAGCTTGGCGGCCATGAAGGAGGTTGCCCGGGTTCTGGAGATTCCAGAGGGCCATGTCTTCGGTGTGGCCACCTTCTACACCATGTACCAGAAGAAGCCTGTGGGCCGCTTCCACATCCAGGTCTGCACCAACCTCTGCTGTGCGCTCCGCGGAGGGGCTGAGCTCTTCGAGCGGCTCTGCGAGCGGCTCAAGGTGCATCCAGGGGAGGTCAGCCTGGACGGGCTCTGGAGCGTGGAGGAAGTGGAGTGCCTGGGCTCCTGCGGCAGTGGCCCCTGTCTCCAGGTCAACCACGGGACCTACGACGAGTTCGTGGACGAGGCCCGGCTGGATGCCATCCTCGAGGCCTGTCGGCGGGGTGATGTGGCCGAGTGGGGGAAGTGATGGACATCCGCACCAAGCCCGATCCCCAGGTCTACACCTTCCCCGGCTTCGGCTCTGACCGCTTTCCCAACCTCATGCTCCGGGGGGCGGGGGACCTGGACAACTGGCGCCTGAAGGTCTATGAGCAGAGGCACGAGGGCTATCAGGCCCTTCGCCGGGCCCTGCAGATGAACCCAGCCGATGTGACCGCCGAGGTCAAGACCTCGGGGCTCCGGGGACGGGGGGGCGCTGGCTTCCCCACGGGGCTCAAGTGGACCTTCATGCCCAAGGACACGGGGGAGAAGCGCTTCACCCGCTATGTCGTCTGCAACGCCGACGAGGGGGAACCGGGCACCTTCAAGGACCGGGCGATCATGGAATACAACCCGCACCAGCTCATCGAGGGCATGGTGATCGCCGCCTGGGCCATGGGCTGCAGCCTGGGCTTCATCTACGTCCGGGGCGAGTTCAAGTGGCTCGTCGACAAGCTGGACGCCGCCCTCCAGGAGGCCCGGGACGCAGGGTACCTGGGCCGGGACATCCTTGGCTCGGGGCTGGACTTCGACATCCTGACCTACCGGGGGGCGGGAGCCTACATCTGCGGCGAGGAGACGGCCCTGCTGAACAGCCTGGAGGGGCGCCGGGGCGAGCCCCGGGTGAAGCCCCCCTTCCCGGCGGTGAAGGGGGCCTTTGGCCAGCCCACCACGGTGAACAATGTCGAGACCCTGGCGGCGGTGCCCCCCATCCTGCGCATGGGTGGGGCCGAGTACGCCAGGCTGGGCACCCCGGGCAATGCCGGGACCCGCATTTTCGGGCTCTCAGGGCACATCAAGCGTCCCGGTCTCTACGAGCTGCCCCTGGGGCTGCCCCTGGACTTCCTGATGAACGAGCTGGGTGGGGGCTCCAGCACCGGCAAGCGGATCAAGGCCGTGATCCCGGGCGGAGCCAGTGCCCCCATGTGGGACGAGCGCAGCTTCGACTGCCCTCTGGACTTCGACACCGTGAAGGCGAGGGGTTCCATGGCCGGCTCCGGTGGCGTCATCGTCATGGACGAGGACACCTGCATGGTGCAGGCCACGCTCCGGCTGTTGCGCTTTTACGCCCATGAGAGCTGCGGGCAGTGCACCCCCTGCCGCGAGGGCTGCAACTGGGTCACCCGGATCCTGACCCGCATCGAGCGGGGCCAGGGTCGGCCCGAGGATCTTCCCTTGCTGGACAGCCTGGTGCCCCGGATCAATATGAGGACCCTGTGCCCCCTGGGGGATGCCGCCTGCGGTCCCCTGGAGTCGGCTCTGCGCCTCTTCCGGTACGAGTTCGAGGCCCACATCCGCGATGGCGTCTGTGCTTCCCGCGGCCCCTCCCTGTTGACGGCCTCGGAGAGCCATTGAGCCCGATCCCGACCTTCGGCATGCTCCTGACCCTGGTGGCCTCCTTCGGGTGGGGAGGCATGGATGTCACCCAGAAGGCCCTCACCCGCCGGGTGGATCCCCTGGTGGTGGTGCTGCTGCTTCCCCTGGCGGAGGTCCCGCTCCTGGCCATCTATGCCTGGTGCGCCGGCCCCGGAGCGGTCCCGGCCCGGGCTCTGCCGCCTATGCTCGGTTCGGCCCTGCTCAATGGGGTGGGTCTCTTCTGCTTCATGCAGGCCCTCCACCGCTCACCCATCAGCCTCACCATCCCTTTGCTGAGTCTCACGCCCGTCCTGACGACCCTCCTGGGCTGGGTCTTCCGGCATCAAGTGCCCTTTCCCCTCCAGTTCGCCGGAATCTTCCTGGTGGTCCTGGGGGCTCTCGTGCTGGGGGCCCGCTCCGCGCAGTGGCACGGGCTCCGCAGCTTTGCCCGGGAGCCCGGGGTGCCGCTCATGCTGGGTGCCGCCGTGGCCTGGAGCTGCACGCCCCTCATGGATCAGACCGCCATGGCCAGAGGGGCCGGGGTCTGGTACGCTCCGGCCCTCACCCTGTGTGTGGGGGTTTTCCTGAACGCCTTCTTCCTGTTCACCGGGCGCTGGCGACGCCTGGGTGGCCAGGTGAAAGCCCTGGGACAGGTGCCGGGACTTGCCCTGGCGGTGGGGATCCTGGGGGCGGCGGTCATCGCCGTCCAGATTGAGAGCCTGCG
The sequence above is drawn from the uncultured Holophaga sp. genome and encodes:
- a CDS encoding YceI family protein; protein product: MLFRSLMHRLTAVAFLLALPLAAGMDTYTIDPVHSEIGFRIRHLVSKTSGHYTRFKGTIRIDPQAIPKSSVDVAIEAASISTDSDARDKHLRSDDFFAVEKYPAITFKSVAVKEVAKGKIEVYGDLTMHGVTRRITIPMSILGTMKDPQGKVHAGFEGALTLDRNAFGITSFPGMLGDQVEVTLNVEALKD
- a CDS encoding methyl-accepting chemotaxis protein; this encodes MFKRWYGDLRFRFKILLSAALLTLVALIVTFMAVRDTQADMRRFDSMYRTNLIPITELAICRTQMLKAAYDIEQLLKVPAGSRAPLEEEIRGCRKDFEEDWAKYEAEISSDVERKNAPIYHGMMQEVLGHFDRIILAVHSGEVVAAENIMNREAHPLLVKGVESWKTLMADNQDQVKALVSNNHATVARNTKLGISVVVIGLAISWTLVFILIKRVEGSLNGFQSALTAVAAGDLTTQSTLDTQDELGDMSRTLNGMIGQLRQIMQEVRRSVEGVASGATELSASAEEMAATAGEIARSAETQQEGSEQMVAAVGELSASIEEVNRGAQTSLERLDEALEATQKGDQAGQATHAAMEGITETAGQIGKAVTVIQEIAQQTNLLSLNAAIEAAKAGEHGKGFAVVAEEVRKLAERSSVSAKEIARFIEEANEAISKGSHTVDTTVHLLKQIRTVLDDFASSTRQAAAATSEQATAGGEVARQVETSSQEAQSIASAVTQMSATTGEVARTSSDLHRLAEELLLQIEHFRI
- a CDS encoding NAD(P)H-dependent oxidoreductase subunit E → MTLSPDELNAGPMAPGERLPKGGRSILSPTAEAAIHALRERYPDPLAATLPALYLAQADLGFTSLAAMKEVARVLEIPEGHVFGVATFYTMYQKKPVGRFHIQVCTNLCCALRGGAELFERLCERLKVHPGEVSLDGLWSVEEVECLGSCGSGPCLQVNHGTYDEFVDEARLDAILEACRRGDVAEWGK
- the nuoF gene encoding NADH-quinone oxidoreductase subunit NuoF codes for the protein MDIRTKPDPQVYTFPGFGSDRFPNLMLRGAGDLDNWRLKVYEQRHEGYQALRRALQMNPADVTAEVKTSGLRGRGGAGFPTGLKWTFMPKDTGEKRFTRYVVCNADEGEPGTFKDRAIMEYNPHQLIEGMVIAAWAMGCSLGFIYVRGEFKWLVDKLDAALQEARDAGYLGRDILGSGLDFDILTYRGAGAYICGEETALLNSLEGRRGEPRVKPPFPAVKGAFGQPTTVNNVETLAAVPPILRMGGAEYARLGTPGNAGTRIFGLSGHIKRPGLYELPLGLPLDFLMNELGGGSSTGKRIKAVIPGGASAPMWDERSFDCPLDFDTVKARGSMAGSGGVIVMDEDTCMVQATLRLLRFYAHESCGQCTPCREGCNWVTRILTRIERGQGRPEDLPLLDSLVPRINMRTLCPLGDAACGPLESALRLFRYEFEAHIRDGVCASRGPSLLTASESH
- a CDS encoding DMT family transporter produces the protein MSPIPTFGMLLTLVASFGWGGMDVTQKALTRRVDPLVVVLLLPLAEVPLLAIYAWCAGPGAVPARALPPMLGSALLNGVGLFCFMQALHRSPISLTIPLLSLTPVLTTLLGWVFRHQVPFPLQFAGIFLVVLGALVLGARSAQWHGLRSFAREPGVPLMLGAAVAWSCTPLMDQTAMARGAGVWYAPALTLCVGVFLNAFFLFTGRWRRLGGQVKALGQVPGLALAVGILGAAVIAVQIESLRYVPAGFNETVRRGLGMACAILTGRIFFKEAITRQMVLAVVILTLGVALVVGLR